The Amblyomma americanum isolate KBUSLIRL-KWMA chromosome 11, ASM5285725v1, whole genome shotgun sequence genome includes the window CTCTCGCCGCTCGTCGCGTACCCCCGACTTATCCTCTATACACTTTTTTCCAGCGTTATCCCTCTCTCGTCTCTTCTTTTCTCTCGCTCTCGCCGTTTCTCCTCTTTTCACATGCCGCCAATGCCGGACACTTTTTACGCTAATGAGGGTTTTAATGCTGACGCATTGAAAACAGAATTTAAATTCTTATCGCAGAAGGTGATACTGACCGTGAGGACAAAGCATCGCGTGAACTGCTTGGACCTGTCGTCATAGACGCTGGCATCGATGAAGCCCAGGCCGTACGGCTCGGAGCCACTACACGAGAAGCCGCTGCCGCGGACGGCCACCTGCGAGTGTTCGCGCGCAATGCCGTGCTAAATGACGCGCATACACTCAAAAGGGAcagtggcgccacctggaggCGGGAGGCCGCACCGTGCTAAATGACGCGCATATACTCAAAAGGgaaagtggcgccatctggaggCGGGGGGTCGCACCTGCTCCTTGGGTACGGATCGCATGATGGAGAACATGTCCCTTCGCGTGGTGAGGAGGCGGTAGGAGCTGCACGACATCACCGACAACACCATGGTGTCCCCGGTGCGCGAGATTAGTTTGCGCGCCTTGGACAGCGACTCGTTCACCACCGACGTGCCGTCCACGTATAGCACCACGTCCAGGGGAAGAACGGTCGACTTGTCCGCCGGGCTGTCCGCCGTCACCGTCTGCGAGTCCATCAACGCGCACTCCTGCTCTTCTGAGCTGCACTGCGTCACTGTTTAAAGAGCTAAGCGCACCAAAACTTCCgtagtgcatttttgctttctaatgatgCACAAGGAATCATTAAATAGAAGTCACCACGTGATATTCGCCATCATTCAGTACATAACTTGTAATTGAGTTTGTTTTTCCATGCAGTTTTGATTTCAGCAGTTGAAAGACAATTGCGACGTCACAACTGAGCACCAGGTCGAACCTTCAATATAATAACACTTTGTTCATTTGCTGCCATTCTGTGGCTTCTGGAGCAGTTTAGCGCAAAGGTTTGAATGAATTAAAACGATAAAAACAGCGGTTCTATAGGAACTTTTGTATATGCGTTTATACTCACTTGTGACGTCGCTACCATTGTCTGGCTACTGAAACTGagaatgcaggaaaaaaattaaGTGCGAATAATTGTTTGTGCAATGGTGATTCCCGTTCATACTAATGTCGTACGCATCATTCCAGAGCAAAACACACACCGAAAAATTTGCTGCGGCTGTTACCTTACACGCATTCAAAGATGATACAACTGTGAcagtcaccttttttttttaaatgcgcctGTACTAGCTGCCTCGCTAGCGAAAAAGCCATCCTGTCTGCGAGTGAACCCTCCACTAgacagctgccacctgccacggttgacaGGTGGCAAAGAGGAAAGAGGGAAATCCCcctttctttttcatgcagtATAGCTAGGTGGGTCACTAGTGAAAGAGCTGGTATGTGTCCTGGTGAAGCCTGGTGGCGTCCTGGAGGAGGCAAACCAgtttcgcggcagctgcagccaacCCAATGGTCATTGAAACTCTCTTGTATGTCCCATTGACGTCAtggacgtccgcaggacgtctaaGGGAGTTTCAGTGTTCACTGGGCAAGTGGAAAGGGAGAAACCTCATAGCGCTACTGCCGCTCTGTAAAATCGTCATAAGTAACCTATGAGAAGGGtcatagtttagtttatggggctttaccgtcccaaagcgactcaggctgtgagcgacgccgtagtgaagggctccggaaatttcgaccacctggggttctttaacgtgcactgacatcgcacagtacacaggcctctggaacttcgcctgcatcgaaattcgaccgccgcggccggaacagaacccgcgtctttcgagtcaccagccgagcgccattaaccactgagccactgcggtggctcgaAGGGTCCATAGATATATTGTGCAAGAGCACTTGCGTCACATTTAGGTTCACGAAGTAAATTGGAGGTTTTTTAGTTTTTGATACCTTAGCTCACATTGTCCGATAAGCCCCATCCGGGTAATAACTCACTTCCACATAAATGTAGAAGCTGTCGTCTTCGCCCTTGGCTCGGCGCAAAGAGAAGCCATAGCCCCAGAATTTGTAGAATTTCCTCTTCCGGAATAGCAGGAGGTCGACCTTTTCGGGGGCATCTCGGCTTTcagtgactgaaaaaaaaagtgcatgcgTTGGTTCATATCTTGGAGCAGCGTATGTACTAAAGTAgtctggataataataataataattggtttttggggaatgaaatggcgcagtatctgtctcatatataggcggacacatgaaccgcgccgtgagggaagggataaaggagggagtggctccggaataatttcgaccacctggggatctttaacgtgcattgacatcgcacagcacacgggcgccttagcgtttttcctccgtaaaaacgcagccgccgcggtcgggttcgaacccgggaactccggatcagtagccgagcgccctaaccactgagccaccgcggcgggtatcaggTGTCACCGCTAAGTGGTATACCCTCCACCGCTAGGAAACACAAGAGTAGAGCAGGAAGTTTGCTTACGGTCGGGTATACTGTCGGTGGCGGACTTCTGCTGGTCGTAGTGGAGCTCGGAGCTCTCGCCCCCGCTCGAGTTCATCATGTCCGCGTTCACGTTCTTGCTGCCTTTTTCCTTTAACTGTGTGCACAAAGGAGAGAAGAAAATGggggaggggacacttaagctccgcctttaagggtatgacgtcaTAGCAGGTATGACGGGCCCCGTCACCGGCTCCTCTTGCGCACGCATATATACACGGCCTATAGGGGTAGCATGTCTGACTCGTTACCCAAGGGACATAGGTTAGATTCTCGGTTATTACATgcatgaaaactggtttttggggaaaggaaatggcgctgcatctgtctcacatgtgggcggacacctgaaccgcgccgtaactgaagggataaaggagggagtgaaagaagaaagggagaaagaggtgacgtagtggagggctgcggaataatttcgaccacctggggatctttaacgtgcactgacatcgcagagcaaacGAAAAATGATAATATTGAAAACTGGTGATTAGAaggtcgcaacatgactcaaGCGTCGTTAGGAGATGAAAGTATATAATTAAATGAATTGTGCTGAAGAGAAAATTCGGGTCGGTTATTagcccaattttcttttcagcacaggcgcccgtgtgctgtgcgatgtcagtgcacgttaaagatccgcaggtggtcgaaactattccggagccctccactacggcacctctttcttcctttcttctttcactccctcctttatcccctccccttaaggcgcgattcaggtgtccaacgatacatgagacagatactgcgccatttcatttccccccccagaaaaaccaaccaaccaaccaattaaTTTACTTATATACTTACATCTCCTAACGACGCTCGAGTCATGTTGCGACCTTCTAATAAGCAGTTTTCAAATATTtttatcatttttcattccacagctccacgtgtgacgtcactaCCCTGTCGTCCAATCCGGCTTTTTCGCGCACACTGGCGGCGACGCCAACTTCACCAGGTTCTCAACTGCATACGCGACCCTTAAAGCTATCGCActaaaaactcacaggacgggtACCGCTTTGTAACGAGAGGTTAGAGACAGCTGTTTGCGGCGGTGCCTATATATTATTGTTTATTCATATATTCTTTTTCTTCTATGGTAGAATGCTCCTGAGGAGACTGTGCTGTCGCTCGTGACGCCAGAGCGTTCGGACCACCCAGCGTGGCGCATTGCAGTGACATCATGCGTTTCGTCACCTCATGCTGACCAATCAGAGTTCCGTGGTTACAATAGCGCCACAGAACTGGGAAACGTGCCCATAACAACCTTGCTTTAAAAGAGGGGAGGCGGGTAGTCGCCTCTCGAAAGTTATGCATGGTTCATAACTTCATATGCATGGTTCATGGTTCATAGCATATAGTTGAACGCTGTCAAGGTTAGCTAGGTTTCACGCAACACCAATAGACTCGAAAGTAGAAGGTTTGACGTGGGccaccatagctcagttggtagagcaccttAAGCGACACACGAATACCGTGGGTTCGTATCCCCATGGCGGCGAGTGGTTTTTCCTTCTATTTTTAATCTCTGATCTCTCAGGTAGAAAGTTAGTACACAACTAATTTCCTGTTGATCTTTCAACGCcacaaattgaaaaaagaaacacTTCGCTATGCtttccttgatttcggtgactgttggcttgcttcaAATATATGCTAATTCAGCCCATCGTATCCCTACCCCTGTATCCCCATATGCACGCTAAACCAAAtggagtaaaaaggcagtaagctctcctctagcacaaaccccttaataataataataataataataataataataataataataataataataataataataataataataataataataataataataataataataataataattggttttgggggaaggaaatggcacagtatgtctcatatatcgttggacacctgaaccgcgccgtaggggaagggtaaaggagggagtgaaagaagaaaggaagagagaggtgccgtagtggagggctccggaataatttcgaccacctggggatctttaacgtgcactgacatcgcacagcacacgggcgccttagcgtttttcctccataaaaacgcagccgccggggttcCCCTttacttactccctttttactctcatatagtTGTGATTGTGTTCAGGGTGTAGTGTAACGTGTTTTGCACACCGTCGTCCTCATAGCTTCCTGCTTTATGGATTGCAGCGATGTCATAGCAAAACGCCCCTGGCGTCTGCTCAGCGACGACTGCGTGCTGCGGGGAGAGTATAGGGTGTGCAATGTACCCACCGCGACCATGAGCTTCCGGAAACTCTTGGAAGCGTAGCACAGCAACGGCTTCTGCATCTCGGGCAAGATGTCGGTCATCTCGTCGATCTGTTGGTGGCGTCGCTCGTCGTCGGGGTCCTGCTCTCCGGACGCCTTCTTCTTGTCCTCCTCGATCAGCTCCTGTAAAGTTAATTAACCCCTGTAACGTTAATTAACCGTGTCTTTAAAGACGGGTGGCGTACTCAGTGAATtgcgcctttttcacaaggccgctTCTGCGCATGAGCGCCTCTTCTCCGGCTCATCTGGTTAACCCTAACACTCTTACTACTAAGTTAAAAGAAGACTGAAAAGTAAGTGCGTCGCAAGCAACCACGTTCGCCCAAGCTGTTTCGAAGAAAGTTTGCTGAGAACAAGGCACATGAAACAATGGTTACAGGAAACAAGCAGAGTGCTACAGAACTCAATGTGGTCATGCGAAGTTGCAACAATGGCATTTCATATTTGCAGAATTTGACTGTTCAGAACAGCACTGCAATGATTGTTATTTGGTCCGGACCTATACTAGTACTGTGCACCAATCGAAGAACTTGGGACAAGCGAAAAAGAAACAAACTCCGGAGGCTGTGCGCCTTGCGAAAGTCGTGATATAGTGCGCACATCACAGCCGCCCAGCATTACTATACTGGTCGGTCGGTGGTCTGCGATGTTCACATGCACAATCGAATCGGCGGGTGCTTACAAGTGAACTAAGCCAGTCCATAGAGTTCTTGCGTATGCATGAGATGAAAACATTGAATAATTgaacagcacgcatgcattcgtGCAGTGGGGTAACCCAGGCGTAGCACGAGTTAGATGGCTAGCTTTTGAAACAGAGCCCACTGTCGGAGAGGGATCGTTAAGAAAGGAAAGACGCGATAACTATCTCTCTCAAGGGACTGCCCCTTATAAAAATAGTCCAtaaacagtctacagacttcttacagactctattgctttcctaGCGATACttatttttctctattcatagtctgtacACAATCTATATAGACaaaatttagtagaaagatgactgacgccaaccaggttaatttttgaaaaacgcgacgttaacctggttggcgtcagtcatctttctactaaattaattttcccaaccaggcagacttctgtcaaatgttttcttttgagtatatacagacaaaagtctactaaaagtgtatggctataaatctgtagattgtccgtagactgtctataggatttataTCGCCTGTAGATTATTCCCTAGTATTTGTCTATACACGGCCTATAGATTTTACAAGataaaagtctatggacagtttatagaGCGTCTAAAGAAATGTTTTTAAGGATGAGTGCTCACCATGATGCTGGGTATGGCGCAGAGCTGCTTCTTATTGTACAGCTTCCTCCAGTCGAAGTCGTCGAAGAAGGGGTGCGTCTTGAGGTCGGAGTAGATGCGCGACCCTAGCCTCTCGGCGGGGTTCTTGCGCAGCATCCGGTACGTCATATCCTTGGCGGGCGTCGTGGCCGAGTGGCCGTGCTGGTCCGTGGCCCGGGGCCACTTGAGGGGCGCCGTTATAATACGCTCGCGCAGCATCTGCTTCGTCTTGCCCCGAAAAGGCACACGGCCCGTCATCAGCTTGTACATGACAATCCCCGACGACCACCAGTCCACCGAGCGCCCTGCGCCGAGAATGACGGTAATGATGATGAATAGAGATGTTTTCGGTGCACAAATGGTTAATGATCGATACGGGTCCTCAAGATACGCTGCATGTGTAGGTTTCCTCAAGATACGTTGCATGTGTAGGCTTGTATAAACCTGGAATAAAAGCGGCCAAGTTGAGCATGATTTCTGGAACGTTATTTGAAGGTTAAGTGCGGCATAATAATCTCAGGTCAGGCATATGGCCTAAAAGATGAAGGTGTGGTTTCGGCTAGGTAGCCTCAAAGCGAAGTTCTTGTTGTGACAGGAATTCTGAGGCGCCTGGTTGCTAAGATGAAAGTACATCCAGTCACCTCCTTTGCACTGCTTAGAACGCAGCTTAGAAAGCGTACGTATCTTATATTCTTTACCCCGCGGTTAACGCTGAACATGAACAACGTTCCCTCGAAACGTTTCGTTGCTGTTTTGAGGCTGTGTGTGGAGTTGTATTTGGAGTTACCCGAATTGCTGTGCTGTACACAAGAAGGGGGTGGGGGTCCAGTCACTATGTCACCTGTAATATTAGTTACAGCCTCCTTTCAAAGTCTGAGGTATTAAACTTTGTTCACATCAGCTCAAATTAAAACAATATAGCTTCTCTTTTCATAGCGTAAGGCGGCGAGTTGGCCTTCGCTTGTTACAACTGTTAAAAAGCAGCCAATTTTTGTTCACAGTAAACGAAGCTATACACGAAATGTGGTTAGAACTGATCTCGCGTATGTCTTCTGAGTGACGTTGTTGTGACACAACGTTGAAGTTAGATAATAGAGAACACGATGGACGGCCCCTCGCATACGCAGCATTGGCGACCGCAGCTTGCAATTATTTGACAGAAGCTCAAATACGCTCGGCTTAGCCTACCAGCTGAGATTTCACGTGAAGCTATTTAGAGCTAAGCACACTCACCCTTCCAGAAATTAGTATCTGAGACTTTTTTCCCCTATTCAAGGGGTGCCCTCAACCCTGTGAGATGAGAGCTCCCATTCCAGGGCCCACGTGGCCCAATTATTCTAGGGCGAGGCACTCTTGGGGGGCCGAAGGACTCTAGGGGGCAAGGTAGAGTGACGCCCCCTATACTTTTCCTATAGTTCTCCAGCCTCCCATAGAATGTCCCGTCTTAGAATCACTGAGCCATGGCCCCGATGATTCTAGGGCGAGGCACGTACTATAGGGGCCCAAACACTCTAGGGGTGAAGTAGAGTGACACCCCCTAGACTTTGCGTATAGTTCTCTAGCCTCCCATAGAGTGTCCCGCCCTAGAATCACTGAGCCATGGGCCCGATGATTCTAGGGCGAGGAACGTACTATAGGGGCCCAAAGACTCTAAGGGTGAAGTAGAGTGACACCCCATGGACTTTGCCTATAGTTCTCTAGCCTCCCATAGAATGTCCCACCCTAGAATCACTGAGCTATGGGCCCGATGATTCTAGGTCGAGGCACGTACTATAGGGGCCCGAAGACTCTAGGGGTGAAGTAGAGTGACACCCCCTAGACTTTGCCTAGAATTCTCCAGCCTCCCCTAGAATGTCCCGCCCTAGATTCACTGAGCCATGTGGCCCAAAATTCATGCAATGTCCTAGAGAGTACGTGTCACTATAAGAATACTTGAACCCCCTAGAGTCATTGAGCCGCATGTCCCCGAAGACATATGTATGGCCCTGGGCTGTACACGCGAGTTACTCTACCTAGAATATTGGACCCTTTTATAGTAGTGCTAGACGGCCAAATGCCCATATAAGGTCCTGGGTGGCTTGGGCCATCCACCACTTTGACCACTTGAACCACACTATTGTGCAAAGACCATTCTCGACCGCGCCCTCCAAATTAATGGCCGTCCCAGATAACGATGTCGTTGGACCACGGGTGAACGCTGCAGAGCGTAAGGTAGCACAGTGTTAAAGCCGTTTACTGCACAGAAAGAGTCCCGTACAGACATGGCTGTGGAACATTTAGGGTACCTTGCACCCAGGTGCCCATTCCAGGAGTCGTATACGTCTGGAAAAATTGAATGAATTGAAGCAGTGGCTTTGTGCCGGACTGGTGTACAAGTTCGGAGTGTTCCACGTACGAGGCAGATGCTTTGTCGCTGGTCATAGCCGCGGTTCTGAATTACCATGGACACTGAAAGATTTTGTCATTGCCTACCTAGAATGAATGCGTTCAGACAACGTGTGTGGGATGCCTCGAGTTAGCTTCAGACCCAGTTACTACAATGGCCACCCTCTGCAAGTCCATAGTGTTTCTGCATAATGAAAAGTGAGCTGCCGTCAATTTCCGTGCTTCTATTCAATGGCGCATTGTTTTGTTTATCGCGCCCTTACCGTACGGCCGCCTCTTGAGTATCTCCGGTGCCATGTACGGGATGGTACCTGCCGACTCGCCGTCGTTGAATTCAAACGGAGTACGCTTGAAGTAGTGCCTCAGGATTCGCTTGGAAACTGCAGTTCGAGAAAAATGGTCAGTCGGTATAAAACACTGAGCAAAGAAGGAAGTGAATTCCGCTATGTACAATACATTCGTGTGCAGTCACCAGCCACGAGCCTTTCTGTGGAAACGTAAATCACGTGTTCAATGTGCATCCACGCAGAGACTCTAAATCAAACGTTTACTGTTGGACTTACTGTCATTAGTACTGGCACCACCACATATGCTATGCCTTCCGATTAGAAAAGTATATGCCACAGTCTGCTACGGTTGAATCCCTTATAACGAAGCGATTTATAATGAAATGATGGACATAACGAAGGAGTGACGATTCCGCTGAAAGATCGATCTACACGGCTTATAACGaaactacggctataacgaagtaatcttCGGGCCCcgtcaacttcgttataacgaggttcaactgtgtaTACATCAGTATAGATGATAGGAAAGCATGCCGTTTGGTTTTAGCGAATAAAAAAAACGTTTGGTAGCCTGTTTGATGAATTAAGCTGTGCTCATTTGGTGAAAGTTGCTCTGTGGGCAGTGATATCACATTCCGTAACCGAAAATTTCGTGAATTGGACTGAAAAAACGATATTTTATGCCCTATTTCCCCGCAGCATGTTTGAAAATTTTACCATTTTGAAAAAGTGAGAATTTCGGTTCTTGAAATTTTTTGAAACTACGTAAAAATTAATTTTCGGAAAATTTTACTCccgagattccccccccccccccaaaaaaaaaaaaacccggaaAATTCTTTGAATGGAGTATCACACTGTCTGTGAGGGCTGCGCATGCTTGGCGACGGTGATGCCAGCGGTTCAGGAGGTGCACCCAACTCTGCTCTTTCCTTTGAGCTGGGCCGCTGTGCTTCTGGCAACGCGAGCTGGGCGTTTGGATTGGTGACTTAAGTATCTTAAGTATCGTAGAAGCGACAGGCGGTGTATTGCGAGCGCTTGCGCGGCAATAAAGTTCAGTGACCCGTAATCTTGCGAGCGACTCTCTTACGTCAGGGATAAACCTTATATAGTACACTCACAGTGACCGTGGCAGACCTTGGTAGTGTCGAAGTCTATTACCTTGACCCTTCCGCCGGGCATTATCAGCATGCTGCGGGATCGTACACCAGTGAGggggagggaaagagagagagaaaaaaacgagTGTGCGTATCAATTTGTGAAGAAGCACACCTGTATGTGGACTTTCGATGCATCCGGCTTCAATGTATCTCGTTAGCCTGTAGTACTCGAGGGCACTGTGATATTAAGTATAGGCTACTTGCACAAAAGTTTAACTATTTGTGGTCACTGTGTACTCTTAAGTGTACGTCAATAGAAGGTTTCTATAATTTGATTGTATACCCGATTGTACACTTGTTTTT containing:
- the LOC144110971 gene encoding microtubule-associated serine/threonine-protein kinase 2-like, coding for MAEKSLPERGKQCAKTLTTLFPRIPKTCTTLLEVFIKRESKVSLLRDPLTHFCEEELVLHAQECLLKINKQLITYQDMRSMVENLISLHSMCIKRDPDVAKAQGENMRKLIIIVGEVASTLERMCDVPVTDWVFIADSINARMDKARAMDLPKTLPFATYIPKIRDFENVKLLGAGGFGAVYLARYKPVGFEASLKLVNMDRFARHKQAAMDKVVAAVIRNPFLVKYYSCYCVKEAYVTIMEYIPGLDLQRVVTKAEFLKIDAVQIIMAQLILAVEHMHLRGFLHRDIKVSNMLIMPGGRVKVIDFDTTKVCHGHFSKRILRHYFKRTPFEFNDGESAGTIPYMAPEILKRRPYGRSVDWWSSGIVMYKLMTGRVPFRGKTKQMLRERIITAPLKWPRATDQHGHSATTPAKDMTYRMLRKNPAERLGSRIYSDLKTHPFFDDFDWRKLYNKKQLCAIPSIMELIEEDKKKASGEQDPDDERRHQQIDEMTDILPEMQKPLLCYASKSFRKLMVALKEKGSKNVNADMMNSSGGESSELHYDQQKSATDSIPDLTESRDAPEKVDLLLFRKRKFYKFWGYGFSLRRAKGEDDSFYIYVETVTADSPADKSTVLPLDVVLYVDGTSVVNESLSKARKLISRTGDTMVLSVMSCSSYRLLTTRRDMFSIMRSVPKEQVAVRGSGFSCSGSEPYGLGFIDASVYDDRSKQFTRCFVLTRADVSVSGKGSVFPGDVVTMVDGTALESLTREQVIQMLSLGKREVSLSIVPLSPMRTRRIAVSRLQEQTLTDANTPSRTTHAAEVN